From the Hemicordylus capensis ecotype Gifberg chromosome 1, rHemCap1.1.pri, whole genome shotgun sequence genome, the window GGACAGTTGGTAGACATATTTTCTTAAAAGTGGGTGGCCAGAATTGAGTCTCTCTATGAGAGTAGGAAAGTCTCATctctttttgcttgtttgttctcAGTGTATTCCTCTGTAGCCCTAGTCAGGTGTTCAGTGAATGTCAGTGAACATGCTTATAAGGCTGAAAGGgggttggaagtcccaccccccatCCTGTCACTCTCATccctctcttcacagagcagGGTTATACCAGAGGAACACTGCTCTAAGCATGAAAAGCATGATGGGAGAGGGAGTGACAGGATGGGGCAGGACCTTGGACCCCCTTTCAGCCTTGTAAGCATGTTCATTGGCGTTCTTTCTGAACACCTAAACAGAACTATtatcttagatggctttaaaaggggatacATTCAGACATTAGTGGCAACtggccatgatagctaaatgtcCCTCTGAGTTCCAATTGATGGGAGAACAGcaggggagggctgttgccttcatgccttgcttgcCAGAAGCATtttggctgtccactgttggataAGATGTTCATTGCCTGAATttctcttcctccacccccaTGTTTTCCAACTCGTATTTCCAGCTATGAAAACTGAAAACCGCtcggattaaaaaaaaatggaagtTTTGCACATACAGATATGCAGCTTGTTACTGTGTGTAAGAATCTGTGTACTAAGGCACTAATACAAAATTGGCATTAGAAGAGGGCTAGAACCGGGCATCTTGGACTCCCTTCTAAAACTAGACAGCCAGGGAAGGAAGCAGGATTGGGGAGGACCTGTTATAGGTAGGAAACCCCTTTAGGCTTACTCTGTGCAGCTTCTGTGTTTAGCACAGCAGCTTAGTTGACTACAACACAAAACTTCCGTTGCTGGAAGAAAAATGCCAGGAGTGATGGGAGCAGTGCTCAGTAATCCCACGCGACATGGGATTAATAAGATCTGCAGGAGCTTTCCCTCCTTGGAACTTCATGGCCTCCCTTCAAGTTCTGGGCCTTCCCAGGGGCCCCTCCCACCATTTGAGAACCACTAAGTTAGCAGCAACCTGTTGGTGGCTCGGAAGAGCCTTGGAAGCTAATTGTCGTTTGCCTTAAGTGTAGCtgcaggaactgctttgaaacaAAGGACATGACCTGTAGTCTTTGTTCTCACTGAAACGTGAATTTGAGCCAAAACTGCATGTTGAATAGGAAATAACAGCATTCTTATTGTACAACATTCTCCAAATAGACtatatttgtacatttatatGCCAAGTGGTTGCTCTGTTACTGTCAAGTGTGACAGTCAGCTACCACCTCATAACATTTGGCCACTGTAGGATACCTGGTTGACCACCCACAATGATAATATTATCCCTGTAACCTTGTACAAGCATAATTCCATTTGTGTATGTGGGCTGACATGGATTTCATGTTACCATATCCTCTTCACTTCTAAAGATGGAAGGGATGTGTGCTCTTATTATGCCCATCCTAGGGCAGATTCTACCTTAAGGAGCACAAGCCAGGTTGCAGGGACTACTCTTCACTGGCACCACCACCCTTGATACAGTGCAGATGCTGATGTTTCTTATCAGTCCTCCAATCTGCTATACAGATTGTATCAGATTGGTTGTGCACTGTCATACGTATGATAGGAAATGGACCCATAGAACTCAAACCTGTGCATTGGCCAGTCATCAACAAGAGCGCTCACCAACCTGTCAGAGGTGAGTAAGTCTTTCATCCTGGTCAGTAAGAATCCCTTGGAAGCAGAAGACTCTTTATTGTTAAGCTTACAGACCAATCCCATGCAGAATTAGACATACCTAAACTCAGtgatttcaattttatttttgtgCTTTGTGTAGGTTCGCAATGAATTTTACAAGGATACTCAGGGCGTGATCCTAGTGTATGATGTTGGACAGAAGGAGTCATTTGATGCCCTTGATACATGGCTTGCTGAGATGAAACAGGAACTTGGACCACATGGAAACATGGAGAACCTTGTGTTTGTGGTTTGTGCCAACAAGGTAACCATCCTCAAGAGAAGGATAAAGTGTCAGATGTTTCTGCTTTGTGACACGGGGTTCCTTACAGAGGTCCTTACATAGTAGTGCGGGGAGTAGTGTATAGTTTGGCACCTCTACTGATGTGAATTATTGGACTTGAAAAAGGATAGGATAAATTAATGGGCAACAGGTCAATAACTTAGCAGTTCTAGCCAAAATTAAATGCTCCATGTTCAGAGAGAGTATATCTATGATTGCTAGATGCTGGGAACCGCAGGTATCTGTTGTCATGTCCTGCTTTCATGACTGCAAACTAAGGAATATCTGACTAGACAGTgtcagaaacagaatgctggatttgtGGCCTTCAGTACTAATGGGTTGATCTTATCCAGCAGTTCTTatctgcagggtggggggagatatttgtttagttatgtatttttgttgctttctGTTCTTTCCTGATTGTTGGTTTCCTTTAATTCTTTTCATGTTTTGCAATTCTGCTGTGAGGACTTGGCTTCTCTAGCTTTGTTGCTGCAATTATCGAGCTACACATATTGGATTGATAATCTGAAAATATCACTGAGGCTGTGGAGTAACAAGTAGGCTGCCTCCTCAGTCTTTTTGTATGATCTGCCttccagcttcttcctcctctttgtgTTCAGGATCTGCGAAACTTAAAAATGTTGCCTAAGATGATGAGAAGGGGAAGGAGCGGAATGTTTTCAATATTATCTCAGACTCTTATgctttaaactagtatttttaagcccgttatgataacgggcgctagctttctatcccgtcttttctgtctctctctctctctctttctgtctcttttttccccccttgtcccctctctctttttgttttttgttttgttgttgtctctgttttttgtctcttattttgcttttacttttttgggggggggtggatgaataacggccaaagtggcccatgagaaggtggccgcccccgcctatcgccctcccgcccacccagctgccggagcccaccttacccgctccagcccgaaggagaagagaggaactcgggaacagagctactctctgtgttaagctgctgcccacactgtcgcaatggacgcaataggcgtctttgcgtccatagcagcagtttgagcagtgacttagcacagagaggagctctgctcgtgagctcctctcttttccctcgggctggagcgggtaaggtggtcttcgacagctgggagggcgataggcgggggcggcaaccttctcatgggccattttggcccttaatcttttttgggggggagcggggaaggtgattttgggcagctgggagggcgggtgagcaggcggcggcggctgtgagcgggcgggggcctcgttggtggcttcgccgccacctcgcccagcttcattttgggcagctgggagggcgggtgagcaggcgggggcgacggctgtgagcgggcgggggcctcgttggcggcttcgccgccacctcgcccagcttccctgtcccccgtcttggtcttcccccgtcgccattgccctcgcctttttcagggcggccacttctggttgcctcggccgcctctcgccgtgctgcagctcatggccgaggcggcggctccgccgccgccttggccactttcccccgccgccacacaccagctaatggccgcccgtggctgtgggacactggtgtctgaggtcctgtgtcccttgggctcttctgggcctgcgcttcgcgcaggcccagaacagcccagggaggcagggacgcagatccccaacgttccaaagccacggccactcacttagccttttattatataggatggggAGGGCCAACTATAAAGAATTAGGCAGCTTGTGTAGGAAAGCATAGACTATCTAAAACAGCAGTTCCCAGCCTTTAATGTGGAATACTACATTGTCATcaaaagcttttgtggaccaCCACATGAGCAAGCtgctttaaacatttttaacataacCTACTATGGCTGTTGGGAGTCAAAAATATATCAGGGGTattaaaaatgcagctatttctaaTTTATTATGTTCAGACAAAAGCTACTGATCCATTTTACATTGATCAGGAAAATGCCACTGTTTAAATTCAAAGAATGTTATATTACACAAGGATGTTTGTGAAGCaaattaaatattaatataatatcaaATATGATACACAAGAGGTACAtgggattatattattattacattatgcCCCCCCGCCACAGACCACCCACAGTACCCTTGCAGACGAATCTGTTTCCCCTTGATGTCTTCACATCAACTATATAGGTTCTCTGATATTTAATATTTACAAGTTAAAAGCAGTCCTATCTTACGATACCCTTTCCCTCTGCTGTTTCTTGTATTTGACTGGTGCAGAGATAAATGACCAGTTGAAAATCACAAATTGGAAATAATGTTAGTCTGTCCATTTTACATAGTCTGTATGTAATTTGCTCAGTAAGCATAAGTACGATGAACTTTTATTTACTGTTTTGCAACAGAAGTTCTCAgactcaaagtggtgtacaaagaaacataagtaataaataagatgtttctatgtctttaaaagggctcacaatctaaaaggaaacacaaggtagacaccagtaacaatcaatggagggatgctgtgctgagattgGATAGGGTCATTTGTTCtgccctgctaaatatgagaatcaccactttaaaaggtgcgtctttgctcagttagcaagggttaagaGACAACAAAAGaggagtcttgctggatcaggcccaaggccgatctaatCCAGcataaccaggagatgaaggcagccCCCTCTCctgttttgctgttgctcccttgcaactgttgTTCAGAGGTGTCCTAcatctgaacctggaggtggcctCCAGCCATCATGACTAGCAGCCTTAATTAGACTTGTCCTCCAAGCAAAGTACAGTGCCCACATTTGTGTGACAATATAGTAATTCTAACTTATTTTGTaaccaagagggctgcaaatgtATTTAATTCAACAAAAACTGGAGTTTTCTGGCACCAGGTGGATTTTCTGCATACTGTGCACCTGTATACCTTTGTCTGCTCTATGTGTTGGAGTGTGATGCCCTTCTCACAAAGGGAAACTGACTTGGGGTGAACATATATACGGagcctggggctttctgcatggaaagcaggtactctacccctgagctatgtcCTCGTCTCCTAGACCCTGGGGTCATGCTCTTTTCCCACTTGTGTGTTTCAGATTGACTGTGCCAAGCTCCGATCTGTGGATGAGAGTGAAGGGAGGCTATGGGCAGAAAGTAGGGGCTTCCTTTATTTTGAGACCTCAGCACAGACTGGAGAGGGAATCAATGAAATGTTCCAGGTGAAAACTTTTATCCAAAATATGGCAACCCTCCTGCAGCCCTCCTCCTTGGCTTCCAGTGGTCTCCACCCTATAAACTCTCCATAATCTGAGCCCTAAGGTGCACTTTGGCCTCtgcatgagagagactcctagTTTATCTACATATTCATTTCCTGCTTCCATCCCAATGAGATGCTTAAAGTCATTACATGAAGACAATAAATACAAAGTCAAACAATCCACTGTTGCTCTTTGGGGCAATGACTGCCCAGGACTGGCTTCCAAGACAACTGGGAGGTTAGTCCTCCCAAGCCAAGctgccttctctctttctctgagctGTACCTGACTTTCAACAGGTCCTCTTATTGCTCCATCATTCTTATTAACTCAGGTTTTATTTGTATTACTCAAGTGTCACACCAGTACCTTGTTGGGTCAAAGAACACAGGCTGGGCCAAACCCAGATGTTCTGTCTACCTAATTCTGGGTCTAGACTGAGGGGTATACAGGAGGGCAAGCCTCCAAACCAACAAGAGGCCAGAGATTTCTCCCCTAGGAATAGTTGTATGCTCCTCTCATACAATACAAACCTTCTGAAGCTGTGGATTGTTCATAACAGCCCCGCCCCCGCAACACACCCAATTTGAAACTTCAGGGATTTTATTTTActtgcatttcattttgttttactCTCTATTTGCAGGGTTCTCTATGTTTTAATTTGGTACTCTCCCTGAGCCTTTTTAATAGGGCAGACCATacatctaaatcagggattcccaaccggTGTGCCTTAGGACCCTGGTTGGTGTGCTGCATGGCTGGCCAGCTGTTTGCACAGTGGAGCAGAGTTGGGGATTCAGACTCCTCATGCTTGGAGTTTAGCGCTCCATGATGCACCAGTTATGTAGATCCTAAATAACTGAAGAAATAAGAGCTAATGGTGCACAAGGCCTTTCTCTTTCCCCATCTGAGCTGCATGCTGGAACTGAAAGAGTCCCAGAGGAACTGCACCATTGTGATATGGGGAGGCATAAAATAGATCATGATttgggggtgggagaaggagggagCAACAGCCTGGCTAGATATGGGTGAGGACAACTGATTATGGGAATGGGGCTCTTGGAGATGGGGGAAATCAGTAGCCCAGAGAATGGTCTGCTGCTGACCTTGTGAGCTGCTTGAATGGGAGGCAGTCGGGGAACTATATCCAGAGGTCTAAAGGCTGCAAAGGCAGAAGGCATGATTGGAGGGCAGGGCGACAGAATGGGATGGTGGGTCTCCTGCCTTTTTGCCATTTACAGATCTTTGGTTTGGAGGATTAAGAATCGTAATCTCTGATTACAATTTTCCCTTTCCCACATTTCTGAATCTGACACAGGGAACAAGTTTCTGCAAGCTCTGAACTTGATCCCGTGAGTGATACGGGGATTTTGAAGCAACAGGCATGTCCAGAAATGTGCTCACTTTGCCTTCTGTGTGTTTGCAGACCTTCTACTCTGCCATTGTTGATTTGTGTGACAATGGTGGAAAGCGCCCCATGTCCAGCATGAGTGTCAGTTTCACCAAGGAGCAGGCAGACACCATCAGGAGAATCCGTAGTAGCAAGGACAGCTGGGATATGCTGGGCGTCAAGCCAGGGGCTACAAGGTAATGGGGGCTCTAGCCTTTGGACCAGAAGCAATTGCTGCTGGTGGAGATGCCAGCAAGAATATTCAGCCTGGAGGCAGTGGGAAGGGACTGTGGGGGCCTCTGGGTTTGGGCACTGTGGAAGGAAAGATGTCTTGATTATTCATGGGAAGTGGTATGGGGAAGCTTGTTATTCTCTGTGGGAAGTTTGACCAGTAATAATGTCCTTTTTCCCAAAGAGGCTGGACATGTCCTTCCCGGTGCCAGTGCCATGGcatcttttgctgctgctgcttgtggctGCAGCCTGTGCTCCTATGCCCACCATCACCACAATGACGAGCAGGGGGTGCCGTGCTTGTGCATCCTGTCCCTTCCCTTTCACGCTGGTGGACAGTGATGGTTGTTGTCTGCCATCACGCccgagaacaggcctgctcaactcaggcctccctagctgtttttggactacacctcccatgatccccagccacagtggccagtagccagggattatgggagttgtacgcaAACATCtccaagagggctgaagttgagcagccctgccctagaacaATGAAGGTTGCTTCCTTAAGGAGGCTGATTCCTCAGCTTGCGTTGAGGcttgcaaggaggaggagaggaaagttcCCTAGTGTAATGAGTGGGGATTCTCCATTTGTCCACCTTCTTGAGGGATGGTGGTGTGGGAGAGCTAGTGCTGCCACATTGGATTGATTAATCACTAGACTAATACAATCAGAAAGCCTTTCACTGACTAAAGCTTAATTGGGAgcagattttcttttaaaaatgtatatattcaTATGAGTACTTATGGCAGTCACTGGCCTAGGAAAGGTTTTCTCCGTTTTCCCTTCCACAGAAGGGAATGCCTCCTTTATGATGATGCCTGTGTGTGACACACGCTTGCATCCTCTAAAAGCAAAGCAAGAATACTGTTTGCTTCAGAACTATTTGGTTTTACCTGTATGCAAATAGAATAGATAACTTATCAATTATATTGACTAAAACACATCCAATGAATCGGCTAAGATGTCTTTAAAAACAGTGGCCACTTGATTTCATGGTTGACTTTAAAACCGAATAACTGTTGCCATCGAAATAATAAGTTTGTAAGTTCACTATTCAACCCACGCCAGCCCTCAGGCAGGCTTTTCTTGGCCaaggcccctcctcctcctcaggctcCGAGCGTTTGCTTAGAACCCATGGCCCAGAGAGTGGGGCCAGGacacccccctccctcctggtTGAGTTGGATGGTCTGCCAGGGTCCCAGCCCCTTGGTTATGTCTGGAATTGTGGCAGCAGCTCTTGTTGAACTCTTGTTGTCTTGCCTTGCAGGGATGAGGTGAACAAAGCCTATCGCAAGCTGGCGGTGCTGCTCCATCCAGACAagtgcatggctcccggcagcgaGGACGCCTTTAAAGCTGTGGTCAACGCACGAACTGCTTTGCTCAAGAACATAAAGTAAGGTGGGGAGGAGgcggctctcctccccaccctcgaGAGCAGGTGATCAAAACCCTTCCTGAGGAGCCTGCCCACTTCCTGTCCAGATCAGAGGGCTGCCTTCTGCTTCATGCAAGCACAGTGGAAGCAAGCCCGGATGAACCATGAGAGGCGACTCCCCTTGTCACTGTGTGCACCTTCTTCACCCAAGAATGGTTTCCTGTACTGTTGCAACTGGCCCAGTGCAGTTTGCTCTCCTGTGAAGGATCCCCAAGTCCATCCGAATGGCAGCTATAATGTCCCTTCCTTTTGCCCACAGAGAAGGTGGCCTTGAATTGAGTTGACACTTAAAGATGTTTCTTATGTGTAGAGAGGCTTGTTTCTGTGGTTCTCTCTGTGCTTTGTTGTCCCAGACTTGGTCCTTTACATTCAGCCTCCTCTGACTTCTCCCTTTCCTGCCCCTTCCATTGGAATTGCCTTTGGACCCTCTTCCTCTAAAGGGGTCACGTCAGGCCAGCCAGGCCTCTGCTCTTCCCATTGCCAGAGCGGCTTatggtggctgcctggggccctttCTGGGCTTCTGTACTGTATGTGTGGCATGGGCACACGTGGCAACTGGGAGGGGAGCAGTGGGAGCCTCCATGAGCAGAACGTGCATGGGACCACTGGAGCTGGGGCTCAGCTGGAGGGCTGCTCCACTTGCCACTTGGTGTGTTTACCCCTCCAGCCCTGGGGCCAGCAGAGAGTTCTCCGGACCTCTGGGCTTTTCCCCTTCTCCATGTTAGTGGTTAAGTCCCAGGCAGACCAAGCTCCTAGATTGTCTCCAGAAGACATCTGCTCTAAGCCAGGTACTGCTCCACAACAGACTAGGGAAAGCTGTCGAGCTTGGAttcaggaagtccctgagatgaAGGAGGCTGGATTTAGAATCTTGCCTGCTTCTTGATTTATGACTCAATCTTTGAATTGCAGGAAACTTCCTTAAGTGCTTATCAAGCGAGTTTCTTgtcactttttatttttatttattgtttgcttGGAAATCCTAAAAGTGACAGGGTACATAATGAACAATGCTTCCTGGAATTGGGACTTGTCTGTAGGACCGGAAAGGAGTTTCTCTCCACTCCCTCACTTGCCTGCAGTGCCGCCCCTGTCATGGCATCCCTTGCCATGGAGATAGTCTGTCCCAACACAAGACATAGACGCCTGGAAGAATTGGGGATGGGTGAGTGGGCTGAGGCATTCACATCCTACTTTGTGGCACAACT encodes:
- the DNAJC27 gene encoding dnaJ homolog subfamily C member 27 isoform X2; the protein is MAGHPFFYEVRNEFYKDTQGVILVYDVGQKESFDALDTWLAEMKQELGPHGNMENLVFVVCANKIDCAKLRSVDESEGRLWAESRGFLYFETSAQTGEGINEMFQTFYSAIVDLCDNGGKRPMSSMSVSFTKEQADTIRRIRSSKDSWDMLGVKPGATRDEVNKAYRKLAVLLHPDKCMAPGSEDAFKAVVNARTALLKNIK
- the DNAJC27 gene encoding dnaJ homolog subfamily C member 27 isoform X1, translating into MEAKRKETRKSLRIKVISMGNAEVGKSCIIKRYCEKRFVPKYLATIGIDYGVTKVQVRDREIKVNIFDMAGHPFFYEVRNEFYKDTQGVILVYDVGQKESFDALDTWLAEMKQELGPHGNMENLVFVVCANKIDCAKLRSVDESEGRLWAESRGFLYFETSAQTGEGINEMFQTFYSAIVDLCDNGGKRPMSSMSVSFTKEQADTIRRIRSSKDSWDMLGVKPGATRDEVNKAYRKLAVLLHPDKCMAPGSEDAFKAVVNARTALLKNIK